The following is a genomic window from Candidatus Binatia bacterium.
TCACTTCCACAGCGTAATCAGAACCACGCCGACGACGATCATCGCGGCGGCGCAGACGATTTTCAGGGTCACCTTTTCGACGTCGCGCAAAAAAAGCGCGCTGAAGATCAGCGAGAAGAACGGGCCGGTGCTGCTGATGGGAATCACCACGGAGACGTTGCCTAAATCGATCGCGTAGTAGATGCAGATCATGCTGAGACTGATCGTGATGCCGGCGGCGAGAAACCACCCGAAGCATTGCCGGTTCATCTTCCAGGTCTCTCGACTCTTTTCGACGTACCACAGTGTCAGCAGCGACACCACCAGAGACGTCGTCGCCGTCACCGCCGCCGCAAGAATCGGGTGGGGTACCGCCGCCATGCCGAACTTGCGCACGACTTGAGACGCCCCCGCCAGGACCGACGCGGCGATCGGGTACCAGAGAAAGACCGCAGAGCCGGCGAGTTTCATCGAGCCGCTCCGCCACGACAACAAGGTAATCCCGGCGATGATCATCAGGGTGGCGAACACGATCGCCGCGGTGATTTTCTCGTCGAGAAAAACGATCGCCATGACGGCGCTGAAAAGCGGCGTCGTGGCGCGAATCGGACGGTGATCGCGACGCCGAGGGCGTCGATGCCCTTGTAAGTCAGCAGGCGGGTCGGTCCCGGCTGAAAGAGGCCGACGACGACGAAAATCAAAATCGAAGCGCTCGCGAGCGGCGCCAGCGGCACGAACAGAATCGACAGGCTCCAGAGGAAAATAATGTTGATCAGCAGGCTGCTGATCACGCCGGTCGCCGGGTTGGAATACCTGAGCGCCTTTTTCGCGAGCATGTTGTGGAGCGCGAACGAAAACGCGTTGGCGAGGGCGAAAAACTCAGCGGGCATGGAAGGCTATCTTCCACGCCCAGGAAATAAAGGGAGAGACGTAAAACGACATCGCGCAGCCGGTAATCGCGGCGGAGTTTGCGCCGCCGACTTCGTCAGCTATAGCGAGTTCCACGCCGGAGCGCAATTCGAAAGCGATTCAATCGGCCGGCGCTCCCGCGGCCTATTCCCGGAACGGCGATAAGCGCCGTTCAGAATTCCTGAAGAAATGTCTTGGGCCAGAACGTAAACAGGAATGCAACGGCAACCAGGCCTAG
Proteins encoded in this region:
- a CDS encoding EamA family transporter, coding for MAIVFLDEKITAAIVFATLMIIAGITLLSWRSGSMKLAGSAVFLWYPIAASVLAGASQVVRKFGMAAVPHPILAAAVTATTSLVVSLLTLWYVEKSRETWKMNRQCFGWFLAAGITISLSMICIYYAIDLGNVSVVIPISSTGPFFSLIFSALFLRDVEKVTLKIVCAAAMIVVGVVLITLWK